In the Capsicum annuum cultivar UCD-10X-F1 unplaced genomic scaffold, UCD10Xv1.1 ctg23462, whole genome shotgun sequence genome, one interval contains:
- the LOC124890728 gene encoding secreted RxLR effector protein 161-like, whose protein sequence is MKKCSSSPVPIQKGDKFSLNQCPKNDLERKQMKDILYISIVGSLMYAQTCTRPDISFAVEMLGRYQSNLGMDHWKTAKKVLRYLQGMKDHMLTYQRSDHLDVVGYSDSDYTGCVDTKKSTFGYLFILYGGAISWKSAKQSVIAASIIEAEFVACFEATV, encoded by the coding sequence atgAAAAAATGCTCCTCAAGTCCCGTTCCAATTCAGAAAGGAGATAAGTTTAGTCTCAATCAATGTCCAAAGAATGACTTGGAACgaaagcaaatgaaagatattcttTATATATCAAtagttgggagtcttatgtatgcccaAACATGTACAAGACCAGACATCAGTTTTGCTGTTGAAATGTTGGGTCGATATCAAAGTAATCTTGGAATGGATCACTGGAAGACTGCAAAGAAAGTATTGCGATACTTACAAGGAATGAAAGATCATATGCTCACTTATCAAAGATCTGATCATTTAGATGTGGTTGGATATTCAGATTCAGATTAtactggttgtgtggatacaaAAAAATCcacatttggatatttgtttaTATTATATGGAGGAGCAATATCATGGAAGAGTGCGAAGCAGTCTGTTATAGCTGCATCCATTATAGAAGCTGAGTTTGTGGCATGCTTTGAGGCCACAGTCTAG